The Deltaproteobacteria bacterium genome includes a region encoding these proteins:
- the rfaD gene encoding ADP-glyceromanno-heptose 6-epimerase, translated as MIIVTGGAGFIGSALLWQLNNLGIDNILVVDRLGSANKWQNLNKRAFRTALHKDEFLPWLERGADGVAVEAIFHLGASSSTTETNCDYLMSNNVNYSIQLWRHCTRHKIPFIYASSAATYGDGSEGFSDDMKKVPSLRPLNPYGFSKQKFDHWVSFQTKTPPFWAGLKFFNVYGPQEYHKGGQASVIPQFVPQVQNSRTIKLFKSYRSDYAHGAQRRDFVYVKDCVKIMAHLYRHASRAKSGLYNIGSGEARSFAELAQAVFKAMDVADPRLDFIEMPEPLRAQYQYHTMAELTRLREFAGYTDPMTRIEDGVADYVRNYLLNNDRYL; from the coding sequence ATGATCATAGTGACCGGTGGCGCGGGCTTTATCGGCAGCGCCCTTCTTTGGCAGTTAAACAATCTTGGTATCGACAATATCTTAGTTGTCGATCGACTAGGCAGCGCGAATAAGTGGCAAAATCTGAACAAAAGAGCATTCCGTACTGCCCTACATAAAGACGAGTTTTTACCATGGCTCGAGCGTGGCGCTGACGGCGTCGCCGTCGAGGCTATATTTCACCTTGGAGCGAGCTCATCTACTACCGAAACTAATTGCGATTATCTGATGAGTAACAACGTCAATTACTCAATCCAATTATGGAGGCACTGCACACGCCATAAGATTCCCTTTATTTATGCCTCGTCGGCTGCAACTTACGGTGATGGTAGTGAGGGTTTTAGTGACGACATGAAGAAAGTGCCAAGCCTACGGCCGCTAAATCCATATGGGTTTAGTAAGCAAAAGTTTGATCATTGGGTGAGTTTTCAAACTAAGACCCCACCATTTTGGGCTGGACTCAAGTTTTTCAACGTATATGGTCCACAGGAATACCACAAAGGTGGCCAGGCAAGCGTGATTCCTCAATTTGTGCCACAAGTGCAAAACAGTAGGACCATCAAGCTCTTCAAATCCTATCGTAGCGACTATGCTCATGGAGCTCAGCGACGTGATTTCGTTTACGTCAAAGACTGTGTGAAGATTATGGCTCACCTCTATCGTCATGCGTCGCGGGCAAAGTCTGGTCTCTATAATATCGGATCGGGAGAGGCCCGTAGTTTTGCCGAGCTAGCTCAGGCCGTCTTCAAAGCGATGGACGTGGCGGATCCTCGGCTTGACTTCATTGAGATGCCTGAGCCTCTGCGGGCGCAGTATCAGTATCATACGATGGCTGAGCTGACGCGCCTTCGTGAGTTTGCAGGGTATACGGATCCCATGACCAGAATTGAGGATGGTGTGGCGGATTATGTTCGCAACTACCTTCTGAACAATGACCGCTACTTGTAA
- a CDS encoding DNA/RNA non-specific endonuclease, giving the protein MDAQVWCCLKRVCYSVILTVTISCGQHNSGSLIASKTSSKSSVPPISTSGISKLIGDTPLAHNPNVSVGVPSAGLNPEVMISRKQYVISWNHQYRQANFVAWRLSMADMGKVQRQNNFAVDPELHRHLSERGVGRAVEPNEYQGSCFDRGHLIPSADRTANVADNSQTFLMSNMMPQTAHLNRVTWQHLEHHARELVRGTNDTLFIVAGPVFGESPAHIGPDNDIGVPSHNFKIIVKMDKSGRPQVLTSVLMPNVTSTGTDPVVDHDQACEDSHSFQDAGLANDDYADWEQYKTPITTIEQTAGLELSFLH; this is encoded by the coding sequence ATGGATGCCCAGGTTTGGTGTTGCCTGAAGCGGGTGTGTTATAGCGTCATTTTGACGGTGACCATCTCCTGTGGACAGCATAATTCTGGCAGTTTGATCGCAAGCAAGACCTCATCCAAATCCTCGGTGCCTCCTATCTCAACCTCTGGTATCAGCAAACTCATCGGCGACACCCCTCTAGCTCACAACCCCAACGTGAGCGTCGGTGTCCCGTCAGCCGGCCTTAACCCAGAGGTTATGATTTCGCGAAAGCAGTACGTGATCTCTTGGAACCACCAATACCGCCAGGCAAATTTTGTTGCTTGGCGTTTAAGTATGGCTGACATGGGTAAAGTGCAGCGGCAAAATAACTTTGCTGTCGATCCTGAACTTCATCGCCACCTCAGTGAGCGTGGCGTCGGGCGCGCAGTTGAGCCGAATGAATACCAAGGTAGCTGCTTCGATCGCGGGCACCTGATCCCATCGGCTGATCGTACCGCCAACGTGGCCGACAACAGCCAGACCTTTTTGATGTCCAACATGATGCCACAGACAGCTCATCTCAATAGGGTAACCTGGCAGCATTTGGAGCATCATGCACGCGAGCTGGTGCGTGGTACCAATGACACGCTCTTTATCGTTGCTGGACCGGTCTTTGGTGAGAGTCCGGCCCACATCGGCCCGGATAACGATATTGGAGTTCCGTCACACAACTTCAAAATCATTGTCAAAATGGATAAGAGCGGCAGGCCCCAAGTTCTCACATCGGTGTTGATGCCAAACGTCACCTCTACCGGGACCGATCCAGTCGTCGATCACGATCAGGCCTGCGAGGATTCTCATAGCTTCCAAGATGCTGGCTTAGCGAACGATGACTACGCCGATTGGGAGCAATATAAGACTCCCATTACGACGATCGAGCAGACTGCAGGGTTGGAGCTTTCGTTCCTTCACTAA
- the polA gene encoding DNA polymerase I, whose translation MSDTKRLFIVDAMALAFRSFYALGKSSLSSSSGLPTGAIYGSAMFMHKLVAEEKPDYLLAVSDTPEPTFRHVRYPAYKANRGEMPSDLEQQIPYIFTLLESFGCPLLKISGLEADDVIAAAAKRFSSPALHTYIVSGDKDFMQIVSDQIFMYVPKKNEDAVIVGPHEVRERFHCTPDQMIDVLAIIGDTVDNVPGVHGIGEKGAAKLIETYGTLAKVYEHLDEITGKKQKEALVQHRDDAFLSRELVTLKTDIDLPVAIDQLRCDWRVATANQNLLGLYQKLGFKTLSQRLKDSLSKESLSDAASAPSQTPDAPLTILHPVADDATFERCLQELRRCDYVSIAVVSSGSDIIADRATEVVLATSTQSIFQIPLTEAGIYFTRHILDLPINICIHGLKVALEALANCGIIPGKTIIDLEICDYLIDPNHYDHSLESMHERYAIVTPLDTSPGQRALVTWSLLAPVTKMIRDLELEHVLHEIELPLVPVLCDMERQGVFIDAELLANYSDELAKLSANLEQKIHDAAGAPINVNSSKQLQELLFNKLKLQDAAGMKRLKKTKTGYSTDESVLSQLASVHPVPDLILQYRTVNKLKSTYVDALPQCLNPKSHRIHTRFNQTVAATGRLSSDRPNLQNIPIQSPLGRRIREAFRPAEADHLLISADYSQVEIRLLAHLANATDLINAFKLGLDVHKVTAAKIFSIPESEVSDQLRSQAKAVNFGIIYGMGPQRLAAQTGVSLTAAREFIHRYFEVYPGIRSYTLELIDFAKRHGYCLTMMGRRRPIPELRDANQALQSRGENIAVNAPIQGSAADLIKLAMINVHATLRKQRFKTRMLLQVHDELVFSAPQTELDDVVPLIRSAMESAIETRVPLKVDIGWGANWLDAH comes from the coding sequence ATGTCCGACACCAAACGACTTTTTATCGTTGATGCCATGGCCCTTGCTTTTCGCAGCTTTTATGCACTCGGTAAAAGCTCACTATCATCAAGCAGCGGTCTTCCCACGGGTGCCATTTATGGTTCAGCCATGTTTATGCACAAGTTGGTGGCCGAGGAGAAACCTGACTACCTCCTGGCCGTATCAGATACTCCAGAACCGACATTCAGACATGTACGCTATCCGGCCTATAAAGCCAACCGCGGTGAGATGCCCTCCGATCTTGAGCAGCAGATCCCCTACATATTCACGTTATTGGAATCTTTTGGCTGTCCGCTACTCAAAATATCAGGTCTCGAAGCGGACGATGTCATCGCTGCTGCTGCCAAGCGATTTTCCTCTCCTGCCCTACACACCTATATCGTCTCCGGTGACAAAGACTTTATGCAAATCGTCAGTGACCAAATCTTCATGTATGTTCCGAAAAAGAACGAAGACGCTGTCATCGTCGGACCACACGAAGTGCGGGAGCGCTTCCACTGCACACCTGACCAGATGATAGACGTACTGGCCATCATAGGTGACACGGTGGATAACGTACCCGGAGTTCACGGCATTGGTGAAAAAGGAGCCGCTAAACTCATTGAAACTTACGGCACCCTTGCAAAGGTCTACGAGCACTTAGACGAGATAACTGGCAAGAAACAAAAAGAGGCCCTAGTCCAGCACCGGGATGATGCCTTTTTATCGCGTGAGCTCGTCACTTTAAAGACTGACATCGATTTGCCCGTCGCTATCGATCAGCTCCGGTGCGATTGGCGGGTTGCGACAGCCAATCAAAACCTACTTGGTCTGTATCAAAAACTTGGGTTCAAGACCCTTAGTCAGCGGTTAAAAGATTCACTGTCTAAAGAAAGCCTATCAGACGCAGCGAGCGCACCCTCTCAGACACCAGATGCCCCGCTCACGATCCTTCATCCTGTCGCCGACGACGCCACCTTTGAGAGGTGCCTTCAAGAGCTGAGGCGTTGTGACTACGTCTCAATCGCGGTTGTTAGCTCTGGTAGCGATATCATCGCTGACCGTGCGACAGAAGTGGTTCTGGCAACTTCTACGCAGTCGATCTTTCAAATTCCACTCACTGAGGCAGGGATCTACTTCACACGGCATATCCTAGACCTACCTATTAATATTTGTATCCACGGTCTAAAGGTGGCACTGGAGGCCTTAGCCAATTGCGGGATTATCCCAGGAAAGACAATCATCGACCTGGAGATCTGCGACTACCTTATTGATCCAAACCACTATGATCACTCTCTGGAATCCATGCATGAACGCTACGCCATAGTGACCCCGCTCGATACTAGTCCTGGGCAAAGAGCCTTAGTGACGTGGTCTTTGTTGGCTCCTGTGACCAAAATGATACGCGATCTGGAGCTTGAGCATGTCCTACATGAGATCGAGCTACCTCTAGTTCCAGTGCTCTGTGATATGGAACGCCAAGGCGTATTTATAGACGCTGAATTACTTGCTAACTATTCCGATGAACTCGCCAAACTCAGCGCCAACCTTGAGCAGAAGATCCACGATGCCGCTGGTGCACCCATCAACGTCAATTCGTCAAAGCAGCTTCAAGAACTTTTATTTAATAAATTAAAACTGCAAGATGCCGCGGGCATGAAGCGTCTGAAGAAGACTAAAACTGGTTATTCCACTGATGAATCAGTGCTCTCGCAATTAGCATCCGTGCACCCAGTGCCAGATCTGATCTTGCAATACCGTACCGTGAATAAGCTAAAGAGCACCTATGTCGATGCATTACCGCAGTGCCTCAATCCTAAATCACACCGGATTCACACTCGCTTTAATCAGACCGTTGCAGCCACAGGAAGGCTAAGCTCGGACCGTCCAAATCTACAAAATATTCCAATCCAATCGCCACTGGGTCGCCGCATCCGCGAGGCCTTTAGGCCAGCAGAAGCTGACCATCTCCTGATCTCCGCAGATTACTCACAGGTGGAAATCCGCTTGCTGGCGCACCTCGCCAACGCTACCGATTTAATTAATGCCTTTAAGCTCGGACTTGATGTTCATAAAGTCACCGCCGCAAAAATATTCTCGATCCCAGAATCGGAGGTGAGTGATCAACTAAGATCCCAAGCCAAAGCCGTCAATTTTGGCATTATTTACGGCATGGGACCACAGCGGCTTGCGGCTCAAACGGGGGTCTCTCTGACGGCAGCTCGCGAATTCATTCACAGATATTTTGAAGTTTATCCGGGGATCAGAAGCTACACACTTGAGCTGATCGACTTTGCCAAAAGGCACGGCTATTGTTTAACGATGATGGGACGCAGACGACCAATTCCTGAACTGCGTGACGCAAACCAAGCCCTACAATCGCGCGGCGAAAATATTGCCGTAAACGCCCCAATCCAAGGTAGTGCCGCTGACCTCATTAAGCTCGCTATGATTAATGTGCACGCTACACTTAGAAAACAACGATTCAAGACACGTATGCTTTTGCAGGTGCATGACGAGCTCGTATTTTCTGCGCCACAGACGGAACTCGACGACGTCGTCCCGCTCATAAGGAGCGCTATGGAATCCGCAATTGAGACTCGAGTCCCACTCAAGGTAGACATTGGTTGGGGCGCAAACTGGCTTGACGCCCACTAG